The following are encoded together in the Zingiber officinale cultivar Zhangliang chromosome 8A, Zo_v1.1, whole genome shotgun sequence genome:
- the LOC122010782 gene encoding E3 ubiquitin-protein ligase BIG BROTHER-like, producing MTLTLTAYRLKTTWTSNELSLQPQVVSAEPGVVDCTPRVIHGNQHMEDIHYINAGFPYTVTESFMDLFEGLTYAQADATFAEALHEQGNTYWSMYINPYKYGFSGSSAGSYYDYSHTYEVNDYTQRLDEARRASENSAVSNNLNSAWQSRFGNEFSYANRNFGSEERVQVQQNGIGSQVFWQDNVDPDNMTYEELLELGEAIGTQSRGLTQEQIASLPVTKYKSRLFSRKKARERCVVCQMKYKRGDRQTTLPCKHAYHSACVTKWLRINKACPICFVEVSIEEELNNQEFMPSGIHGSG from the exons atGACGCTCACGTTGACTGCATATAGACTGAAGACGACGTGGACCTCCAACGAGCTAagtctgcaaccacaagtcgttagtgccgagccagg TGTGGTTGATTGTACGCCAAGAGTAATACATGGTAATCAGCATATGGAGGATATTCATTATATAAATGCTGGTTTTCCTTACACTGTAACAGAAAGTTTTATGGATTTGTTTGAAGGGCTAACATATGCCCAGGCTGATGCTACCTTTGCGGAAGCTTTGCATGAACAG GGGAATACTTACTGGTCTATGTACATAAATCCATATAAATATGGATTTTCTGGCTCTTCTGCTGGCTCCTATTATGACTATAGCCACACTTATGAGGTTAATGACTATACACAAAGATTGGATGAGGCTAGAAGAGCATCGGAGAACTCTGCAGTTTCAAACAACCTCAATTCAGCATGGCAATCTCGATTTGGAAATGAATTTTCTTATGCAAATAGAAATTTTGGATCCGAGGAAC GTGTTCAAgtacaacaaaatggaattgGTTCTCAG GTTTTTTGGCAAGACAATGTTGACCCTGATAATATGACATATGAG GAATTGCTGGAGTTGGGTGAGGCAATTGGAACACAAAGCCGAGGTCTCACTCAAGAACAAATTGCTTCGCTTCCTGTCACAAAGTATAAAAGTAGATTATTTTCTAGAAAGAAAGCACGAGAGAG ATGTGTTGTATGCCAGATGAAATACAAGAGAGGTGATCGACAAACAACACTTCCATGCAAACATGCTTACCATTCTGCCTGTGTGACAAAATGGCTTCGTATAAACAAG GCATGCCCAATTTGCTTTGTCGAGGTGTCTATCGAGGAAGAACTGAATAACCAAGAATTTATGCCTAGCGGAATACACGGAAGTGGTTAG
- the LOC122011490 gene encoding 60S ribosomal protein L39-like has product MPSHKTFKIKQKLAKKMRQNRPIPHWIRLRTGNTIRYNAKRRHWRRTKLGF; this is encoded by the exons ATG CCGTCCCACAAGACGTTCAAGATCAAGCAGAAGCTAGCGAAGAAGATGCGCCAGAATCGCCCCATCCCCCACTGGATCCGCTTGAGGACCGGCAACACCATCAG GTATAACGCCAAGCGCAGGCACTGGCGCCGCACAAAGCTAGGCTTTTGA